The DNA sequence GAGCTGCGCGCGCGCATTATCCGCGAAACCGGGCTTCCGATTTCTTTTGGCTTGTCCTCTAGTAAGACCGTCAGTAAGATCGCTACCGGCGAAGCCAAACCCTGCGGGCAGCGCCAGGTGCTGAGCGGTAGTGAAAAAGGGTTTCTTGCGCCGCTTTCGATCAGGAAGATACCCATGATCGGGGCAAAAACATACGCTCAGCTGCGCAATATGGGCATTGCCCGATGCGGGACGCTGCAGCAAATGGAGATGGGCACCTTGTATCGGGTGCTGGGGGAAAATGGCATTAGCATCTGGCGAAAGGCGAACGGAATGGATGCGAGCCCGGTCGTGCCCTTGCGGGAGCAGAAAAGCATGAGCAAGGAAACTACTTTTCATACCGATACGATTGATATACAGCAGCTTCGAAAGACGCTGGCAGGGATGGTGGATGCGCTTGCTTTTGATTTGCGGCAGGAAGGGAAGCTTGCCGGCTGTCTTACGTTAAAGATCCGCTACAGCAATTTTGATACCCATACCCAGCAGCTGCGCCTGGGATATACCAGTTCGGATAAAGTATTGCTGGAAACGACGATGAGCTTGTTTAAAAAGCTATACAGCCGCAGAATGCTGATCCGCCTCATCGGGATCAGATTCTCTCACCTGATCCACGGGTCGCGCCAGGCTGATCTGTTTGCCGATACGCTGGAAGAGATCGAGCTGACCTCGGCGATGGACCGGATACGTAACCGCTATGGCAGCCGTTCTGTCATGCGTGCAGTATGCCTTTAAACGACGTATTCTAATCCTGATCCGAAGATGCTGTTGAATGTGCATAGTTATTACAGCCTGCGCTACGGGACCCTGAGCCCGGCGGAGCTGATTGAGGGGATGCTAACTCATGGATACGATACGGCCGTGCTGTCGGATATCAACAACAGCACCGGGGTGCTGGAGATGATCCGGCTGGGGAGGGAAGCGGGGGTGACGATCCTTGCGGGAATGGAGTACCGGAATGAAGGCCGGTTGCTGTATATCGGTATCGCGAAAAATGAACAGGGCTTCAGGGAGCTTAACGAGCTGATGACAGCCCGTAACCGGGAAGGGGGAACCTTGCCGGAACGTGCGCCGGCATTTAACGATGCCCTGGTAGTTTATCCCTTCGGCAGCTATTCAGCGCGATCGCTGAGGGAAAACGAGTATATCGGCGTCCGGCCGCCGGAGGTAAACCGCCTGATCATGGAGTCCGAAAAGACCTTGGAGCGCCATGTGATCCTGGCGCCGGTTTCCTTTGACGCGAAGGATTATAAGCTGCACTGTCAGCTCCGGGCGATCGACCACAATGTGCTGATCTCACAGCTGGAAGGGGCGCAGGTGGCGCCCCGGGAGGAAGTATTCCTTGAAAAAGGAAAACTGCTTCGCGCATACCAGTCTTTTCCGCAGTTAATACGCAGCACCACGCGCCTGCTTGCTGAATGCGCGTTCGACTTTGATTTTAAGTCGGTGAAAAACAAAGCGGCTTTTACCGGCAATCACTACGATGATAAACAGCTGCTTTATAAATATACGATGGACGGCTTGGTCCGGAGGTATGGGAAAAATGACCGGGTGGCGCGGGAGCGGGCCCTGAAAGAGCTGGATATCATTGATGACCTCCATTTTTCATCCTATTTTCTGATTACCGACGATATCT is a window from the Anseongella ginsenosidimutans genome containing:
- the dinB gene encoding DNA polymerase IV, whose translation is MERHIVHADMDTFFVSVERLVNSKLKDRPVLIGGGSDRGVVASCSYEARKFGVHSAMPMKLALRLCPEAVVVRGDHELYSKYSNLVTGIIQEQAPVVEKASIDEHYIDMTGMDRFFGCWKYAGELRARIIRETGLPISFGLSSSKTVSKIATGEAKPCGQRQVLSGSEKGFLAPLSIRKIPMIGAKTYAQLRNMGIARCGTLQQMEMGTLYRVLGENGISIWRKANGMDASPVVPLREQKSMSKETTFHTDTIDIQQLRKTLAGMVDALAFDLRQEGKLAGCLTLKIRYSNFDTHTQQLRLGYTSSDKVLLETTMSLFKKLYSRRMLIRLIGIRFSHLIHGSRQADLFADTLEEIELTSAMDRIRNRYGSRSVMRAVCL